In Armatimonadota bacterium, a single genomic region encodes these proteins:
- a CDS encoding YHS domain-containing protein — MKKLVVALMLCAMVVPAINAQDKDKKKKELHCAVMPQDKIDVKKSTKAKLFSDYKGNRYYFCCAGCKPAFDKDPEKYKDADHVPIPKKKG, encoded by the coding sequence ATGAAGAAACTCGTGGTAGCTCTCATGCTCTGCGCGATGGTGGTTCCGGCCATCAACGCTCAGGATAAGGACAAGAAGAAGAAGGAACTGCACTGCGCCGTAATGCCGCAGGACAAGATCGACGTCAAGAAGTCAACGAAGGCTAAGCTCTTCAGCGACTACAAGGGCAACCGATACTACTTCTGCTGCGCTGGCTGCAAACCAGCTTTCGACAAGGATCCAGAGAAGTACAAGGACGCCGATCACGTTCCAATCCCAAAGAAAAAGGGTTGA
- a CDS encoding metallophosphoesterase, with translation MHTNDMHGTLTDEVFDALSALRKEVDLYVDSGDSIRTGNLGIPLGPDPVWAKFQELQLDVSVLGNRETHPIRAAFEKKIEGASHKIVVANMNQSDGISAYAGGFTLDVNDLRIGFFGVMVPMATEAKRDKALWAHRWTQPIPVAVECARQMRASVELLCAVTHIGHQRDIELARAAPEIDIIFGGHSHTFLQEPYREGNTYICQGGSHNRFAGVYQWENGVLTGGLRPLR, from the coding sequence TTGCACACAAATGATATGCACGGCACCTTGACGGATGAGGTGTTTGACGCTCTCTCCGCACTTCGGAAGGAAGTGGATTTGTACGTCGATTCGGGGGATTCCATCAGGACCGGCAACCTCGGGATTCCGCTGGGTCCCGATCCGGTTTGGGCAAAATTTCAGGAATTGCAGTTAGACGTATCGGTTCTCGGAAATCGCGAGACGCATCCGATTCGAGCGGCGTTTGAGAAGAAAATTGAGGGAGCTTCTCATAAGATCGTCGTTGCGAATATGAACCAGTCTGATGGTATTTCAGCATATGCGGGGGGATTCACGCTGGACGTCAATGATCTTCGGATTGGCTTCTTCGGAGTCATGGTTCCGATGGCGACCGAGGCAAAGCGCGACAAGGCACTTTGGGCTCACCGCTGGACTCAACCGATTCCCGTTGCCGTTGAGTGCGCGCGGCAAATGCGCGCGTCTGTCGAATTGCTTTGCGCGGTTACCCACATCGGCCATCAGCGCGACATCGAACTCGCCCGAGCCGCACCGGAGATTGACATCATTTTTGGAGGACACTCGCACACTTTCTTGCAAGAGCCTTACCGGGAAGGCAACACTTACATCTGCCAAGGTGGGTCGCACAATCGCTTTGCTGGCGTCTACCAGTGGGAGAATGGGGTACTTACGGGCGGACTTCGCCCGCTTCGGTGA